A window of the Acidimicrobiales bacterium genome harbors these coding sequences:
- the hrcA gene encoding heat-inducible transcriptional repressor HrcA gives MLDARKAAILTAIVEEYIDTAQPVGSSSVGAAADLNVSSATIRNEMAALEAEGYLAQPHTSAGRIPTEKGYRYFVDTAGEVQLQLPERHQISSFFAEVRGEIEHMMRDTASLLSDLTRYAAVVVDHSTDTVTARSVQLVGLTPKVVLVVVVMSNGTIDKHTIDLDTPLTDDQMARLQTVLAASIIDHPLSHPLPLQPTGQPELDSVAEAMFASLTSHGPDSDRIYVNGASRVAGEFQAIESVKKVLTILEQQLVVVNVMSGMLDRGLNVAIGTETGEDRLGECSVVVSPYEIDGERAGSIAVLGPTRMNYPQAMATVAVVSRQLGRRLSEG, from the coding sequence ATGCTCGATGCACGAAAAGCTGCCATCCTCACCGCCATCGTCGAGGAGTACATCGACACCGCCCAGCCGGTCGGGTCCAGCTCGGTCGGCGCGGCCGCCGATCTGAACGTCTCCAGCGCCACGATCCGCAACGAGATGGCGGCCCTCGAAGCCGAGGGCTACCTGGCGCAACCCCACACCAGTGCCGGACGGATCCCGACCGAAAAGGGCTACCGCTACTTCGTCGACACCGCAGGCGAAGTCCAACTGCAGTTGCCCGAGCGTCACCAGATCTCGAGCTTCTTCGCCGAGGTCCGCGGCGAGATCGAGCACATGATGCGAGACACCGCCTCGCTGCTCAGCGACCTCACCCGCTACGCCGCCGTCGTCGTCGACCACTCGACCGACACCGTCACGGCCCGTTCGGTGCAGCTCGTCGGCCTGACGCCGAAGGTCGTGCTCGTGGTGGTGGTCATGAGCAACGGCACGATCGACAAGCACACGATCGACCTCGACACCCCACTCACCGATGACCAGATGGCCCGGCTCCAGACGGTGCTGGCAGCCTCGATCATCGATCACCCGCTGTCGCATCCGCTGCCGCTCCAGCCGACCGGGCAGCCAGAACTCGACTCGGTCGCCGAGGCGATGTTCGCCTCGCTCACCTCACACGGACCCGACTCCGACCGAATCTATGTGAATGGTGCGTCGCGTGTGGCCGGCGAGTTCCAGGCGATCGAGTCGGTCAAGAAGGTCCTCACGATCCTCGAACAACAGTTGGTGGTAGTGAACGTCATGAGCGGGATGCTCGACCGAGGCTTGAACGTGGCGATCGGCACCGAAACCGGCGAAGACCGGCTCGGCGAGTGCAGTGTCGTCGTCTCGCCCTACGAGATCGACGGCGAACGGGCCGGCTCCATCGCCGTGCTCGGGCCAACACGAATGAACTATCCGCAGGCAATGGCGACCGTGGCCGTGGTGTCACGCCAACTCGGTCGCCGTCTCAGCGAAGGGTGA
- the dnaJ gene encoding molecular chaperone DnaJ encodes MADFYQLLGVDRSASQDEIKKAYRKLARELHPDANPGNAEAEAKFKQVAEAYEALSDPQKRANYDRFGSANGPGGGGGGDPFGGGFGDIFDAFFNMSGGGGGGRTVNNRGADLQIVADLTLEDTVRGLAKEVSVTTAVACDTCDASGAAPGAEVNQCLQCAGTGQIRQVRQSILGQMVTTAACPRCAGEGEVVSETCHDCSGEGRQVKEQTYTIDIPAGVSHGTTLRLSGRGAVGPRGGPAGDLYVEVRVARHPVFTRDGDDLHAELHVAATQAALGATISFDTIDGPVDVEVPAGTLTGKTFTLREHGIPRLRGRGRGSMVLSVVVDTPTSLDDQQAALLRQLAELRGEAVKPASDGKLFSKIKSAFH; translated from the coding sequence ATGGCTGACTTCTATCAACTCCTGGGCGTCGACCGCTCGGCGTCACAAGACGAGATCAAGAAGGCTTACCGCAAGCTCGCACGCGAGCTGCACCCCGACGCCAACCCCGGCAACGCCGAGGCCGAGGCGAAGTTCAAGCAGGTCGCCGAGGCGTATGAGGCCTTGAGCGATCCGCAGAAGCGGGCCAACTACGACCGATTCGGGTCGGCGAACGGTCCCGGTGGCGGCGGTGGTGGGGATCCGTTCGGCGGTGGCTTCGGCGACATCTTCGATGCCTTCTTCAACATGAGTGGGGGCGGCGGTGGTGGACGCACGGTCAACAACCGCGGCGCCGACCTCCAGATCGTCGCCGACCTCACGCTCGAAGACACCGTGCGCGGACTGGCCAAGGAAGTCAGCGTCACCACGGCCGTCGCCTGCGATACCTGTGATGCGTCGGGGGCTGCACCCGGCGCCGAGGTCAACCAGTGTCTGCAGTGCGCCGGCACCGGCCAGATCCGACAGGTCCGCCAGTCGATCCTCGGCCAGATGGTCACCACGGCGGCCTGCCCCCGATGTGCGGGCGAAGGCGAGGTCGTGTCCGAGACCTGCCACGACTGCAGCGGCGAAGGCCGCCAGGTCAAGGAACAGACCTACACGATCGACATCCCGGCCGGCGTCTCCCACGGCACCACGCTCCGACTGAGTGGTCGGGGTGCGGTCGGCCCTCGTGGCGGTCCCGCCGGCGACCTCTACGTCGAGGTGCGAGTGGCCCGTCACCCGGTCTTCACTCGCGATGGCGACGACCTGCACGCCGAGCTCCACGTCGCCGCCACACAGGCGGCCTTGGGAGCCACTATCTCGTTCGACACGATCGACGGTCCGGTGGACGTCGAGGTCCCGGCCGGCACCCTCACCGGCAAGACCTTCACCCTGCGGGAGCACGGCATCCCTCGGCTCCGTGGCCGCGGCCGAGGATCCATGGTGCTGTCCGTCGTCGTCGACACGCCCACCTCGCTCGATGATCAGCAGGCGGCGCTGCTGCGACAGCTGGCCGAGCTGCGGGGCGAAGCGGTCAAGCCGGCGAGTGACGGCAAGCTGTTCTCGAAGATCAAGTCGGCGTTCCACTGA
- a CDS encoding RsmE family RNA methyltransferase has translation MVFVDDLDRPVVDPDDHHHLAKALRLANGAEVTACDGAGRWCTIAFAADAVGTVAEVLDAICFEPPPPWELVVAFAPVKGDRPEWTVQKLTELGVDRIVPIQSERSVVRWDAKRGDKQLHKWRRIAREAAMQSRRVRLPVIDDVTSFASLVGAPDLALADPDGDPLGAEHRFVVIGPEGGWAPSEREGRALVALPGGVLRAETAALTAASIMALHRSVAEAKHK, from the coding sequence ATGGTGTTCGTCGACGACCTCGACCGCCCGGTCGTCGATCCCGACGATCATCACCATCTGGCCAAAGCACTGCGTCTGGCGAACGGTGCCGAGGTCACCGCGTGCGACGGCGCCGGGCGTTGGTGCACCATCGCCTTTGCGGCCGACGCCGTCGGCACCGTCGCCGAGGTGCTCGACGCCATCTGCTTCGAGCCACCTCCACCCTGGGAGCTGGTGGTGGCCTTCGCCCCGGTCAAGGGCGATCGTCCCGAATGGACCGTGCAGAAACTGACCGAACTCGGCGTCGATCGGATCGTGCCGATCCAGTCCGAGCGCTCGGTGGTTCGCTGGGACGCCAAGCGCGGCGACAAGCAACTGCACAAGTGGCGACGCATCGCCCGTGAAGCGGCGATGCAGAGCCGTCGCGTCCGCCTTCCCGTCATCGACGACGTGACCTCGTTCGCCTCGCTCGTCGGCGCCCCCGACCTGGCGTTGGCCGATCCCGATGGCGACCCATTGGGGGCAGAGCATCGCTTCGTCGTCATCGGGCCCGAAGGCGGATGGGCGCCGTCGGAGCGGGAAGGGCGTGCACTCGTCGCGCTTCCCGGCGGGGTCTTGCGGGCCGAGACGGCGGCCCTCACTGCGGCGTCGATCATGGCGCTGCACCGCAGCGTCGCCGAGGCAAAACACAAATGA
- a CDS encoding transcriptional regulator, whose amino-acid sequence MGEDDFSEAGSEYGRRVGERLRAIRRQKRLSLQDVEATSDQEFKASVLGAYERGERAISVPRLERLAAFYSVPVDQLLPRATTVGITPGTLDLTERTGRAGVTLELTQLEGVAGPEGEMLGRYLGMIQVQRQDFNGRVLTVRQDDLRAIACILGVEFDAAIDRLSDLGLTASPRT is encoded by the coding sequence ATGGGCGAGGACGATTTCTCAGAAGCAGGCTCAGAGTACGGTCGCCGGGTCGGCGAGCGGCTGCGTGCCATCCGTCGCCAGAAGCGGCTCTCGCTGCAAGACGTCGAAGCCACCTCCGACCAGGAGTTCAAGGCGTCGGTGCTCGGTGCCTACGAGCGCGGTGAGCGGGCCATCTCGGTGCCTCGCCTCGAGCGTCTCGCTGCGTTCTACAGCGTGCCGGTCGACCAGCTGTTGCCCCGTGCCACCACGGTGGGCATCACGCCCGGCACCCTCGATCTCACCGAGCGCACCGGACGCGCCGGGGTCACCCTCGAACTCACCCAGCTCGAAGGGGTCGCCGGTCCCGAAGGCGAGATGCTCGGTCGCTACCTGGGCATGATCCAGGTGCAGCGCCAAGACTTCAACGGGCGGGTGCTCACCGTTCGCCAAGACGACCTTCGGGCCATCGCCTGCATCCTCGGGGTCGAGTTCGACGCGGCGATCGACCGCCTCAGCGACCTCGGCCTGACCGCCAGCCCCCGCACCTGA
- a CDS encoding PhoH family protein codes for MTSPVKIDVANNQLMAGLLGERDEYLRVIEKALDATIHVRGNEITVDGPDAEQAAHVINELVLVLQRGQSIEASTVKRALVMVAKDERPSEILTDRIVTTARGKPVLPKTGGQKRYIDAIRSNIVTFGIGPAGTGKSWLAVACAVAALQAKEVDRILLTRPAVEAGERLGYLPGDLMSKVDPYLRPLYDALHDMVGAEGMAKLFERNAVEVAPLAFMRGRTLNDSFIILDEAQNTTPEQMKMFLTRIGFNSKVVVTGDTTQVDVKGSASGLLGVHNILQGVENMAFVRLDSRDVVRHKIVQDIVDAYSRAEEARR; via the coding sequence ATGACCAGCCCTGTGAAGATCGACGTCGCCAACAACCAGCTGATGGCTGGACTGCTCGGTGAGCGAGACGAATACCTACGAGTCATCGAGAAGGCACTCGACGCGACCATCCACGTCCGAGGCAACGAGATCACCGTCGACGGGCCCGATGCCGAGCAGGCGGCCCACGTCATCAACGAACTCGTGCTCGTGCTCCAACGCGGCCAGTCGATCGAGGCCTCGACCGTGAAGCGGGCGCTGGTCATGGTGGCCAAGGACGAGCGGCCGTCCGAGATCCTCACTGACCGGATCGTCACCACCGCCCGCGGCAAGCCGGTGCTGCCGAAGACCGGTGGTCAGAAGCGCTACATCGACGCCATCCGTTCGAACATCGTCACCTTCGGCATCGGTCCGGCCGGCACCGGCAAGAGCTGGCTGGCGGTGGCTTGTGCCGTCGCCGCACTGCAGGCCAAGGAAGTCGATCGCATCCTGCTCACCCGCCCGGCCGTCGAGGCCGGTGAGCGTCTGGGCTACCTGCCGGGCGACCTCATGTCGAAGGTCGACCCCTACCTGCGCCCGCTCTACGACGCCCTCCACGACATGGTCGGTGCCGAGGGCATGGCCAAGCTGTTTGAGCGCAACGCCGTCGAGGTGGCGCCGCTCGCGTTCATGCGAGGCCGCACCCTCAACGACAGCTTCATCATTCTCGACGAGGCTCAGAACACCACGCCCGAGCAGATGAAGATGTTCCTCACTCGCATCGGCTTCAACTCCAAGGTCGTGGTCACCGGCGACACCACCCAGGTCGATGTGAAAGGTTCGGCCTCGGGCCTGCTGGGTGTCCACAACATCCTCCAGGGCGTCGAGAACATGGCGTTCGTCCGCCTCGACAGTCGAGACGTCGTGCGGCACAAGATCGTGCAGGACATCGTCGACGCCTACAGTCGCGCCGAGGAGGCCCGACGATGA
- the ybeY gene encoding rRNA maturation RNase YbeY: MSDDPDQPEGVEPEAPDLPDAFVADGRLLVAGFDAQTDIEIDVEALCTIAVAVLSGEGVPQGRIDLHLVDADTITELNVEHMGASGPTDVLSFPLDDDPFALPDDEPSIIGDLVLCPSVAVAQAPEHAGTVDAELALLVIHGVLHLLGHDHAELDETIDMQARERRHLSELGHVHPVPAEPTDPPAP; the protein is encoded by the coding sequence ATGAGCGACGACCCCGACCAGCCCGAGGGCGTCGAGCCCGAGGCCCCCGATCTGCCCGACGCCTTCGTGGCCGACGGCCGGTTGCTTGTTGCCGGGTTCGATGCCCAGACCGACATCGAGATCGACGTCGAAGCGCTGTGCACCATCGCCGTCGCCGTGCTCTCGGGTGAGGGCGTACCGCAGGGACGGATCGACCTCCATCTCGTCGATGCCGACACCATCACCGAGCTGAACGTCGAGCACATGGGCGCAAGCGGACCCACCGACGTGCTGTCCTTCCCCCTCGACGACGACCCGTTCGCTCTGCCCGACGACGAACCCAGCATCATCGGCGACCTCGTGCTGTGCCCATCGGTGGCCGTGGCCCAAGCACCCGAACACGCAGGCACGGTCGACGCCGAACTCGCCTTGCTCGTGATCCATGGCGTCCTGCATCTGCTTGGCCACGATCACGCCGAGCTCGACGAGACGATCGACATGCAAGCCCGGGAGCGCCGCCATCTCTCCGAACTCGGGCACGTGCACCCCGTCCCGGCCGAGCCCACGGACCCACCAGCACCGTGA
- a CDS encoding hemolysin family protein produces MVGPAFLVGAITSADITQGVVVVVLVALMLLLVTVESALTHTSPVRVEALAAEQPARTKRAAELLETPEALLNPLRLLTVIVQVAETVLVTVMAARWLSPWGVAVVAAVNMAVIFVIGEAVPRTLGILHSERMAVALARPVAAVATFFPVRWTAYGLIGLANVIVPGKGLRRGPFASPEELIALADAAVEDDVLEQTERDLIESVIVFGDTVVREVMVHRTDMTTVPKDVTVDEALEIASEHGYSRIPVVGESIDDVVGLVYVKDLIRAELDDNTEAPVGDMLRPAHFVPETKKVAELLREMQRDSFHMAVAVDEYGGIAGLVTLEDLIEELVGEIVDEYDKEEPLIQRLRDGSVRVDARILVDEINHLAGLDLPEGDWDTVGGLVFDSFGRVPTEGESCVVDGFDLRVERVQGRRIMKVKILPKQREPDDEFAETTKR; encoded by the coding sequence ATGGTCGGACCCGCATTTCTCGTCGGTGCGATCACGAGCGCCGACATCACGCAGGGCGTCGTGGTCGTCGTGCTGGTGGCGCTCATGCTGCTGCTCGTCACGGTCGAGTCGGCGCTCACCCATACCAGCCCCGTTCGAGTCGAGGCGTTGGCTGCCGAGCAACCGGCGCGGACCAAGCGGGCGGCCGAACTGCTCGAAACTCCCGAGGCGCTCCTCAACCCGCTCCGATTGCTGACCGTCATCGTGCAGGTCGCCGAGACGGTGCTGGTCACGGTGATGGCGGCGCGCTGGCTCTCACCGTGGGGCGTGGCTGTGGTCGCCGCGGTCAACATGGCGGTGATCTTCGTCATCGGCGAGGCCGTGCCTCGCACGCTCGGCATTCTCCACTCCGAGCGAATGGCGGTGGCGCTGGCCCGGCCCGTCGCTGCTGTTGCCACCTTCTTCCCGGTGCGGTGGACGGCATACGGATTGATCGGACTCGCCAACGTGATCGTGCCAGGCAAGGGCCTTCGCCGGGGTCCGTTCGCGTCGCCCGAGGAGCTCATTGCGCTCGCCGACGCCGCAGTCGAAGACGACGTACTGGAGCAGACCGAGCGAGACCTGATCGAGTCGGTCATCGTGTTCGGCGACACGGTGGTGCGCGAGGTCATGGTGCACCGCACCGACATGACCACGGTGCCGAAGGACGTCACGGTCGACGAAGCACTCGAGATCGCCTCCGAACACGGCTACTCGCGCATCCCGGTGGTCGGCGAGTCGATCGACGACGTCGTGGGCCTCGTCTACGTGAAGGACCTTATCCGAGCCGAGCTCGACGACAACACCGAGGCCCCCGTAGGCGACATGCTGCGGCCCGCTCACTTCGTGCCCGAGACCAAGAAGGTGGCCGAGCTGCTCCGAGAGATGCAGCGCGATTCGTTCCACATGGCGGTGGCGGTCGATGAGTACGGCGGCATCGCGGGACTGGTCACGCTCGAAGACCTGATCGAGGAACTCGTCGGCGAGATCGTCGACGAGTACGACAAGGAAGAGCCGCTCATCCAGCGCCTCCGCGACGGTTCGGTGCGAGTCGACGCCCGCATCCTCGTCGACGAGATCAACCATCTCGCCGGACTCGACCTCCCCGAGGGTGACTGGGACACCGTGGGTGGCCTGGTGTTCGACTCGTTCGGTCGGGTGCCGACCGAAGGCGAGTCATGTGTGGTCGACGGCTTCGACCTGCGGGTGGAGCGGGTGCAGGGCCGGCGCATCATGAAGGTGAAGATCCTGCCGAAACAGCGCGAGCCCGACGACGAGTTCGCCGAGACTACGAAACGCTGA
- the era gene encoding GTPase Era, whose product MSKNEDKSADPLSDSEANVSVFRSGFVSLYGRPNTGKSTLLNKILRSKVSITSNKAQTTRHQVRGVLDRDDAQIVFVDTPGVGKPRSALGQRLNATASEANSGVDLVCFVFDARSGYGRGDAFLAQRLDPAKTVVVANKIDNLSPEQIAKQLMLVAPLDASAYFPVSAQTGKGIDALVEHLAAAMPEGPHWYPPGQMTDRSETAWVAELVREQLLRATRDEVPHSVATRVAEWEPPYVRVEILVERESQKAIVIGKGGEMLKEVGERARERLPANTYLELFVTVDKNWHHDPARIEELGY is encoded by the coding sequence ATGAGCAAGAACGAGGACAAGTCGGCGGATCCGCTGAGCGACAGCGAAGCCAATGTGAGCGTGTTCAGGTCGGGGTTCGTGTCGCTGTACGGGCGGCCCAACACGGGCAAGTCGACGCTGCTCAACAAGATCCTGCGGTCGAAGGTGTCGATCACCTCGAACAAGGCCCAGACCACGCGGCATCAGGTCCGCGGGGTGCTCGATCGCGACGACGCCCAGATCGTGTTCGTCGACACGCCGGGCGTCGGCAAGCCTCGCAGCGCGTTGGGGCAACGGCTCAATGCCACCGCGAGCGAGGCCAACAGCGGCGTCGACCTGGTGTGTTTCGTGTTCGACGCTCGGTCGGGTTACGGTCGCGGCGATGCCTTCTTGGCCCAGCGGCTCGATCCGGCCAAGACGGTGGTGGTGGCCAACAAGATCGACAACCTCTCACCCGAGCAGATCGCCAAGCAGCTGATGCTGGTGGCCCCGCTCGACGCCTCGGCGTACTTCCCGGTGTCGGCGCAGACCGGCAAGGGGATCGACGCCCTGGTCGAACACCTTGCCGCCGCCATGCCCGAGGGCCCGCATTGGTATCCGCCGGGGCAGATGACCGATCGCAGCGAGACCGCCTGGGTGGCCGAGTTGGTGCGGGAGCAGTTGCTGCGGGCCACGAGAGACGAGGTGCCACACTCGGTGGCCACCCGGGTCGCCGAGTGGGAGCCGCCGTATGTGCGGGTCGAGATCCTCGTCGAGCGAGAGTCGCAGAAGGCGATCGTGATCGGCAAGGGCGGCGAGATGCTCAAGGAGGTGGGGGAGCGAGCCCGTGAACGGCTGCCCGCCAACACCTACCTGGAGCTGTTCGTCACGGTCGACAAGAACTGGCACCACGACCCGGCTCGCATCGAGGAGCTCGGCTACTGA
- a CDS encoding VCBS repeat-containing protein: MFTKTAQSLETKQSYGVASGDVDGDGDLDVVLANLNGTNSLWLNNGAGMFTKMTQSLDTKKTTAAEFADLDGDGDLDLVFANDNGEGNTVWLNDGAGLFTDTGQLLGDLDTQHVAVGDVNGDGTIDLAFANADTGGTVWLNNGVGLFTDSGQVLGQDKGAGVAIGDIDNDGDLDLVVAHDGRTDRLWLNNGLGVFSDSGQALAAGRSHDVAFADLDGDLDLAVAGDDDRDSIWRNTNGVFTRTVQTLGNGHSRAIELGDIDGDGDIDIAFGDHSQPNSIWLNNGSGTFTGHVQSPTAEKSEGLELADLNGDGKLDLIMANDGEASTVWLNS; the protein is encoded by the coding sequence ATGTTCACCAAGACCGCGCAGTCGCTCGAGACCAAGCAGTCCTACGGCGTCGCCAGCGGCGATGTCGACGGCGATGGCGATCTCGATGTCGTGTTGGCGAACCTCAACGGCACCAACTCACTCTGGTTGAACAATGGCGCCGGCATGTTCACCAAGATGACGCAGTCACTCGACACGAAGAAGACCACGGCGGCCGAGTTCGCCGATCTCGACGGCGACGGCGACCTCGATCTGGTCTTCGCCAACGACAACGGCGAAGGCAATACCGTCTGGCTGAACGACGGTGCCGGACTCTTCACCGACACCGGACAGTTGCTTGGCGACCTCGACACCCAGCACGTGGCCGTCGGTGATGTGAACGGCGACGGCACCATCGACCTGGCCTTCGCGAACGCCGACACCGGCGGCACCGTGTGGTTGAACAACGGCGTCGGCCTGTTCACCGATTCAGGCCAGGTCCTCGGACAGGACAAGGGCGCAGGGGTCGCCATCGGCGACATCGACAACGACGGCGATCTCGACCTCGTCGTCGCCCACGACGGACGAACCGATCGGCTGTGGCTCAACAACGGCCTCGGGGTCTTCAGCGACAGCGGTCAAGCTCTCGCCGCCGGCCGTTCGCACGATGTTGCCTTCGCCGATCTCGACGGCGATCTCGATCTTGCCGTCGCAGGCGACGACGACCGGGACAGCATCTGGCGCAACACCAACGGCGTGTTCACCCGCACGGTGCAGACACTCGGCAACGGGCACAGCCGCGCTATCGAACTCGGCGACATCGACGGCGACGGCGACATCGACATCGCCTTCGGCGATCACTCGCAACCGAACTCGATCTGGCTGAACAACGGCAGCGGAACGTTCACCGGTCACGTGCAGTCGCCGACCGCCGAGAAGAGCGAGGGGCTAGAACTCGCCGACCTCAACGGCGACGGCAAACTCGACCTGATCATGGCGAACGACGGCGAGGCGAGCACCGTCTGGCTCAACAGCTGA
- a CDS encoding ATP-dependent DNA helicase, with protein sequence MSSAAALLGTVTRQIAGGGELRPGQVTMAEEVTKTLTGPDTLLIEAGTGTGKSVAYLTPVLDAQKRAVVATATIALQSQLVEKDVPMVAAALGREVSVSVLKGRGNYLCRQRVAELERASHTEQLELMGGRSQSEALGDLLDWANDTETGDREELETQPAFDLWRALSVGPDECPGAARCPSGEHCFAEMARIRALEADVIVTNHHYYGLNLATGGALLPDHDVVIFDEAHHLADVISATCGTEVSGGRFRNLGRHARRLLTDDRAPELLDKSASDLDNALRPRRGMKVAFDAELVALLVAGRDRADRVLGAVRKISAADGSDVAARVERVMTAATSLVDAIDNVLESDDDDVVWVDGSDSAPVLRRTPLDVGSILQASLWGERSVVLTSATLPSGIVTSLGLPSSTEVVRVGSTFDYANQGLLYCATHLPEPRRPEARAAVRDEITDLIRAAGGRTLALFTSAAAMNEAADHFRDELDVPVLAQGEQSKTALIEAFMADPRSVLAATMSFWQGVDLPGDTLTLVTIDRIPFPRPDEPVLQARRDLAGASAFRVVDLPKAQILLAQAAGRLIRRATDRGVVAVLDTRLATNKSYRWDLINAMPELRRTRDRDEVMAFLRDLDIDATAKADLA encoded by the coding sequence ATGTCCAGCGCCGCCGCCCTGTTGGGGACCGTCACTCGACAGATCGCCGGCGGTGGCGAACTGCGCCCGGGCCAGGTCACCATGGCCGAAGAGGTCACCAAGACCCTGACCGGCCCCGACACGCTGCTGATCGAGGCCGGCACCGGTACGGGCAAGTCGGTGGCCTACCTCACCCCGGTACTCGATGCCCAGAAGCGAGCGGTCGTGGCCACCGCCACGATCGCCCTGCAGAGCCAACTCGTCGAGAAAGACGTGCCGATGGTGGCCGCCGCCCTCGGCCGTGAGGTCTCGGTCTCGGTGCTGAAGGGCCGTGGCAACTATCTGTGCCGCCAGCGCGTGGCCGAACTCGAACGGGCGTCGCACACCGAGCAGCTCGAGCTCATGGGCGGCCGATCGCAGTCGGAGGCACTCGGCGATCTGCTCGACTGGGCGAACGACACCGAGACCGGCGACCGCGAGGAGCTCGAGACCCAGCCGGCGTTCGACCTGTGGCGGGCGTTGAGTGTGGGCCCCGACGAGTGCCCTGGCGCCGCTCGCTGCCCGTCGGGCGAACACTGTTTCGCCGAGATGGCACGGATCCGGGCCCTCGAAGCCGACGTGATCGTCACCAATCATCACTACTACGGCCTCAACCTCGCCACCGGTGGTGCGCTCCTCCCCGACCACGACGTCGTCATCTTCGATGAGGCCCACCACCTGGCCGACGTCATCAGTGCCACGTGCGGTACCGAGGTGTCCGGCGGCCGCTTCCGCAATCTCGGGCGCCACGCCCGCCGGTTGCTGACCGACGACCGAGCACCCGAACTTCTCGACAAGTCGGCGAGCGATCTCGACAACGCACTGCGACCACGGCGTGGCATGAAGGTGGCATTCGACGCCGAACTCGTCGCGCTCCTGGTAGCCGGCCGGGATCGGGCCGACCGGGTCCTGGGCGCCGTCCGCAAGATCTCGGCGGCCGACGGCAGCGACGTTGCGGCCCGCGTGGAGCGGGTCATGACCGCCGCCACCTCTCTCGTCGATGCCATCGACAACGTGCTCGAGTCCGACGATGACGACGTCGTCTGGGTCGACGGGAGCGACAGCGCGCCGGTCCTGCGACGCACGCCGCTCGACGTCGGATCGATCCTGCAGGCATCGCTCTGGGGTGAGCGATCGGTCGTGCTCACCTCGGCCACCCTGCCAAGCGGCATCGTCACTTCTCTGGGTCTCCCGTCGTCCACCGAAGTCGTCCGAGTCGGGTCGACCTTCGACTACGCCAACCAGGGTCTGCTCTACTGCGCCACGCACCTTCCCGAGCCACGGCGTCCCGAGGCCCGGGCGGCGGTCCGAGACGAGATCACCGATCTGATCCGCGCCGCCGGCGGTCGCACCCTCGCCCTGTTCACCAGTGCGGCGGCCATGAACGAGGCCGCAGACCACTTCCGCGACGAACTCGACGTGCCGGTGCTCGCCCAGGGTGAGCAGTCCAAGACCGCACTCATCGAGGCGTTCATGGCCGACCCTCGTTCGGTACTGGCGGCCACCATGTCGTTCTGGCAGGGCGTCGACCTTCCCGGCGACACCCTCACCCTGGTCACCATCGACCGCATTCCGTTTCCCCGTCCCGATGAGCCGGTGCTGCAGGCCCGGCGCGATCTCGCCGGTGCCTCCGCCTTTCGCGTCGTCGACCTGCCCAAGGCGCAGATCCTGTTGGCACAAGCGGCGGGACGCCTGATTCGGCGGGCGACCGACCGTGGCGTCGTGGCCGTGCTGGACACCCGGCTTGCCACCAACAAGTCCTATCGCTGGGACCTCATCAACGCCATGCCCGAGCTGCGCAGAACCCGCGATCGCGACGAGGTGATGGCGTTTCTTCGCGATCTCGACATCGACGCAACCGCCAAGGCCGACCTGGCGTGA
- the uppS gene encoding polyprenyl diphosphate synthase — protein sequence MDAASPMDLTGIDPKRIPRHVAAVMDGNGRWAQARGLKRTEGHAAGEEALFDAVHGALELGIEWLTVYAFSTENWRRPTDEVRYLMGFNESLLVRRSHELHEMGVRIRFIGRRDWRVPRRLLKRMNESVELTKDNTKLTFTIAFNYGGRAEVVDAVKSLVADGIDINEENISKRLYDPEAPEVDLWMRSSGEHRISNFMIWQAAYAELYFFDDYWPDVRRHHLADAVREYQSRNRRFGGLGD from the coding sequence GTGGACGCCGCCTCCCCGATGGACCTGACCGGAATCGACCCCAAGCGGATCCCGCGCCATGTCGCCGCCGTGATGGACGGCAATGGACGCTGGGCGCAGGCCCGTGGCCTCAAGCGCACCGAAGGCCACGCCGCCGGCGAGGAAGCCCTGTTCGACGCGGTCCATGGCGCCCTCGAACTGGGGATCGAGTGGTTGACGGTGTATGCGTTCTCCACCGAGAACTGGCGGCGCCCGACCGACGAAGTCCGCTACCTGATGGGGTTCAACGAGTCCCTCCTCGTGCGACGAAGCCACGAACTGCACGAGATGGGCGTGCGGATCCGCTTCATCGGCCGGCGCGACTGGCGAGTGCCCCGTCGCCTGCTCAAGCGGATGAACGAGTCGGTCGAGCTGACCAAGGACAACACCAAGCTCACCTTCACCATCGCCTTCAACTACGGCGGACGGGCCGAGGTGGTCGACGCCGTCAAGTCGCTCGTCGCCGACGGCATCGACATCAACGAGGAGAACATCTCCAAGCGGCTCTACGACCCCGAAGCTCCCGAGGTCGATCTGTGGATGCGGTCGTCAGGCGAGCACCGGATCTCGAACTTCATGATCTGGCAGGCGGCGTACGCCGAGCTGTACTTCTTCGATGACTACTGGCCCGACGTGCGGCGCCACCACCTGGCCGACGCCGTGCGCGAATACCAGAGCCGCAACCGTCGATTCGGCGGGCTCGGCGACTGA